Within the Streptomyces sp. NBC_00554 genome, the region CGAGTTCTACGCCGAGGTGATGCACGAGTCCGCCGACGGCTGGCGCCCGGTCTTCGAGCCCGCGCAGATGCTCAAGTCCCGCCAGACCTGGGTGTACGACGCCCACTGGGAGGAGCTCGCGCAGGTCCGGTGCCCCGCCCTGGTCGTACGGGGTCTCGACGGCGAGCTCGGCCGGGCCGAGTCCCAGGAGATGGTCCGCGTCCTGCCGAACGGCCAGTACGCGGAGGTGGCCGACGCCGGCCACCTCGTGCACTACGACCAGCCGGACGCGTGGCGCGTGGCGATCGAACCGTTCCTGGACGGGGTCCTGACGCCCTGACGTCCTCAGGTCCTGAGCGTCAGCCTTTGCTCACCGCCGTCAGGATCTCCGGCAACCGCGCCGCCGTCCGCGGCGCCGCCAACCGCAGTCCGCACCACGTGATCAGGGTGCCGTACCCCGCACCCAGCGGCAGCAGCAGCCACATCCACTCGTCGCCGTCCGCCGACGTGTTCAGCCAGATCGTGAGAACGATGACGGGAGCGGACAGCAGCGCGGCCGAGATCATGCCGCCGAAGATCGAGATCCAGGCGAGCCCGGCCTGGCCGGGGGCCACGTTCTTGTAGCCCTCCTGGGGGATCGAGTACGGGAAGCGGGCCGAGGACCACGCGCCGGTCGCCAGCATCGCGCCGAGCAGCGCGAAGGAGAGGCCGAGCACCTCGGGCAGTGCGCTCCAGTCGTCGAGCATCGCCGTCGTCAGGACGGTCACGAGGGCCGTGTACGGCAGGGTGATCACCAGCAGCGCCAGCGCGCGCCCGCGCAGTTCGACGTACGCGTCCCGGGTGGACGAGATCGTCATCGCGACCATCCAGAACGCGGACGTGTCCTGCCCGAACTGGTTGTACATCTGGATCCCGAGCATCCCGGCCGCGAAGCACGCGAAGTAGATCGAGCCGGTGCCCTGCAGGGCGTTGAACACCGGCACGATCAGCCCGATGGCGAGTGAGGTCACCCAGGCCGCCTTGGTCTTGGGATCGCGCCACACATAGCGCAGGCTGCGCTCCATGACGGTCCCGGTGCGGCCCGTGGGCAGCAGCCGGCCGAGGCCGGTGGAACCCCGCTCCCGCGCCGCGGGTTCCGCCGCCTGCAGCGTCGACCCGTCCGGCGAGGTCATCAGCCGGGTCAGGTGATGGGACCAGAGCGCCAGCAGCCCCACCAACGCGGCCGCACTCAAGGCGAGTTGGGCGGCTCCGATCCCGTACGACCCCTCACTCACCGAATGCACCGCGCCGATCGCCGACGCGGGCGGCACCCAGCTCAGCACATCCCCCAGCGTGTCGAGCTCGGAGAGTCCGCCCGACGAATTGAGCCGCTGCGCACCGAAGTTGACCACCTGCGCGCCGATCGCGATGAGCAGGCCGCTGAGCACCGCGAGGTCGCGGCCCCTGCGGCTGGTCAGCAGCCGGATGTTGGCGGCGGCGACGGCGCGTGCGAGGGCCACGCAGACGAGGAGCCCGAGGGCCGCGGCGACGACGGCGGTGACGTACGCCGCAGTGCCGTGGGCCACGGAGATCACGGATCCGGTGAGCACGCACAGCGTGAACAGCGGTCCGATGCCGACGAGTGAGGCCGCGAGCAGCGCCCGTACGAGCGGGCGTGGCCGCAGCGGCAGCATGACCAGGCGGGTCGGGTCGAGCGTCTCGTCGCCGCTGGAGAAGAAGAGCGGCATCACGGCCCAGCCGAGCGCCAGGAGCGCCACGAGGAGTGCGGCGACGGCGACGGCGTGCGCGTTGCCGCGCAGCGCGATCAGGCCGAGCAGTTGGAGGGCCCCGAAGAGGAGGACGAGGATGGCTGAGGCGACGTACGCGGCCCGCCGTCCGGCCGACTGCCGCAGCCCGTTGCGCAGGAGCGACAGCTTCAGCCGTACGACGACGGGTGTGATCGACGCGGCGGAGACACCGGCGTTCGCGCTCATCGCGCGCCGCCGCCCAGCCAGTCCAGGTCGGCGCCGGCGGCTCGGCCGTTCGCGCCGACCAGTTCCAGGAAGGCCTGCTGGAGGGAGGGGGCGCTGCCGGTGACGTCCGCGAGCGGGCCGTGCGCGCGGATGCGCCCCGCGGCCATCACGGCGACCCAGTCGCACAGCGACTCGACCAGTTCCATGACGTGGGAGGAGAAGACGACCGTGGCGCCCGATGCCGTGTACCGCTCCAGGACGCCGCGGATGATCTGCGCGGAGACCGGGTCGACGCCTTCGAACGGCTCGTCGAGGAAGAGGACTTCGGGGTTGTGGAGGAGGGCGCAGGCGAGGCCGATCTTCTTGCGCATGCCCGTCGAGTAGTCGACGACGAGTTTGTGCTGGGCGCCCGCGAGGTCGAGTACGTCGAGGAGCTGGGTGGCCCGTTTGTCGACCTCGGCGCCGGGCAGGCCGCGCAACCGTCCGGTGTAGCCGAGGAGTTCGCGCCCGGAGAGCCTTTCGAAGAGCCGGAGCCCCTCGGGCAGGACACCGATCCGCGCCTTGACCTCCACCGGGTCGCGCCACACGTCGTGGCCGACCACCTCGACGGTGCCCTGGTCGGGCCTCAGCAGCCCGGTCACCATCGACAGGGTGGTGGTCTTGCCGGCCCCGTTCGGACCGACGAGCCCGATGAACTGCCCCGCGGGCAGCTCCAGATCGATCCCGGCGACGGCGACCTGCTCCCCGAACCGCTTCCAGAGCCCCCGCACACGCACGGCGGGCACGCCGCCCCCTGCTCCCTCGGTCATACAGGCACCCTAAGGGCCAACGCCCGTCTTTAGGGGCGCGGGACTCTGCCTTCAAGCGGCTCCGCCGCGGGGCGCGACCAGCCACGACGGATCCGCAGAATACGACGGCGCTGCGGAAGCTACCGGCGTCCCTCCCGCCCGCAGGCGTAGGCGAGCGGCGAGATCAACTCCTCCGCATCCGGCAGCCACCGGTTCGCGGGCGTGGGCCGACGGGCCCACTGCACGGCGCCCTGCGACCCGTACCGGGTGGGCGGACCCGCCACGTACGACCCCTCGCCCAGGGCGACCAGGTCGAGGGAGGCAGGCGGCCAGCCCAGCTTCCGTACGAGATCGGAGACCTTCGCGGAGGCCCCCGGAAGCACGAAGAAGTGCATGCGCCGGTCCGGCGTGCAGGTGACCGGCCCGAGGGTCAGCTCCATCCGCTCCATGCGGGCGAGCGCGAGGAACCCGGCCGTCTCGGGCACGTCGATCGCGTCGAACGTACGCCCGGTCGGCAGCAGGATCGACGCCGTGGGCTGCTTCGCCCACAGCCGGCGCGCGACGGTCGCACTGCCCGTGGCCTGCGTCGCCCAGTCCTCGCGCGCCGGGTGCGCGCCGGGTAGGGGGCACGCCGCCTCGCCGCAGGAGCAGCGCTGCACTCCGTCGACGGCTTCCAGCCAGGTGCCGGGGAACACGTCCCAGTGGCGCTCCTCGGCATAGCGCACGGCGGTGTCCTGCAGCGATTCGCCGCGCTGCTTGGGGATCTGTGCGGTCTCGGTGCCTGCGATGGTCTCGTCCACGTGGAACTCAACTCCCGCGTCCACCTCGGGTTACGGGGGACGCGCGCGCGGGGGAGGAGCATCGATTCCGCACGTGGGGCGCATGGATGCACGGGTGGGGGCGCGCATGGGGAAACGCGGCGGGGGCTGGGTAACCCACGTGAGGGGTTGGGCCACTGCCCTTACCCCGGCAATCCTCACATGTCTCGCATCTTCGGTATGTCTGCGGGGCATTGATCTTCTTGGCCGAGTTCTTTCGCTGTTCTTCACTGGGTTCGGCCGCTGAGGACACGTCAACTCGGTGCGTGGGCAGGCACCGCAGCCACAGGGGGTACGCCATGGCCGCAAGGCCGCTCGTCGCGCGGCAGCCGAACGAACGACTGCAGGCGCTCATCCAGGAAGCGGGTTGCTCGAACGCCGGGCTGGCCCGCCGGGTCAACATGTGCGGCGCGGAGCACGGTCTCGATCTGCGCTACGACAAGACGTCCGTGGCGCGCTGGCTGCGCGGACAGCAGCCGCGCGGACGTGCTCCAGCGATCATCGCGGAGGCGCTCGGGCGCAAACTCGGCCGTACGGTCACGATCGACGAGATCGGCATGGCCAACGGCAAGAACCTCGCGTCCGGCGTCGGTCTCCAGTTCTCGCCGACCGTACTGGGGGCCATCGAGCAGGTCTGCGAGCTGTGGCGCAGTGACGTCGGCCGCAGGGACTTCCTCTCCGGCTCGTCCGTCGCCGCCTCCGCGCTCGTCGAGCCCAGCCGCGACTGGCTGATCTCCTCGCCGGACTCCCAGGTGGCGCGCTCGGCGGGGCCGCGGGTCGGGGTCTCGGACGTCGCGGCGGTCCGCGCGATGACCCAGGCGCTGGTGGACCTGGACCACCAGTACGGCAGCGGGCATGTACGTCCGGTCGTCGTCCACTACCTGAACAGCGTGGTCTCCGGGCTGCTCGCGGGCTCCTACCGGGAGGCGGTCGGGCGTGAACTGTTCGCCGCCGTGTCCCGGTTGACGGAACTCGCGGGCTACATGGCCATCGACACCGGTCAGCCGGGCCTCGCCCAGCGGTACTACATCCAGGCGCTGCGGCTCGCGCAGGCGGCCGGGGACCGGGCGTACGGCGGGTACGTACTCGCCGCGTCCATGAGCCACTTGGCGGCGCAGCTCGGCAACCCGCGCGAGATCGCGCAGTTGGCGCGCGCGGCGCAGGAGGGGGCGCGCGGGCGGGTGACACCGCGCGCGGAGTCGATGTTCTACGCCGCTGAAGCGCGCGGGCACGCGCTCCTGGGCGACGCGCGCGCCGCTCAGGTGGCGTCCGGCCGGGCTGTCGGCGCACTGGAGTCGGCGGACGCGGCCTCCGGGGACGACCCGACGTGGATCTCGCACTTCGACGAGGCCTACCTGGCCGACGAGTTGGCGCACTGCCACCGGGACCTCGGACAGGCGGAAGCGGCCGCGCGCTGCGCGGAGGAGTCCCTCGCCGGGCTTCCCGAGTCGAAGGCCCGCCGGCGTGCGATCGGCTACGTACTGCTCGCCACCGCGCAGGTCCAGCAGCGTGAGGTGGAACAGGCGTGCCACACCGGGCTGCGCGCCGTCGAGTTGCTCGGCACGCTCCGTTCCAACCGGGGCGCCGACTATCTGGAGGACTTCCAGCAGCGACTGGAGCCGTATCAGGACGAGCCGGTGGTACGGGAGTTCGGCGCGCGGATGGAGTTGCAGGCCGCGGCGTGAACACCTGGTGATCCAGGGCGTGAACGGACGGGAAACGATCAAGAGGGTTGTGAGGGGAGGCATATGTAGCGCAATGGGGAGCGGATCTGTTACCGCGGTCACAGGTGTGGTGGTCACGCCCTGTGCTGCGTGGCACGGGGTTGCGGGGACCCGGTAGCGTGAGCCGATGATTCCGAAGGTCCCCCATTCGTAGGAGTCCCGGTGACGCAGAGTGGACAGGGCGAAGAGCCCTCGCCGCGACCCGCGCGCGAAGGCATCGTGCTGCCCTCCGACGGCGGCGCGCCCCTGCTGCCGGGTACGACGGGCGACCGTACGACCCCGGCGGGCGGCCAGGCCTGGGACCGGCCCTGGGGACCCGACCAGCAGGCGGCCCCCGCCCAGCAGCCGGACCAGGGCTGGGGGGCACCGTTGAACGGCACCCAGACCTGGGGAGCCGCCCAGCCGCCGGGGCCCAACGCGCCCGCCGCCGACTGGGGCACGCCCGACGCGTCCCACGGCTGGGCTCCCGCGGAACCGAGACCGGGATGGGGCGACAACCCGGCCCAGCAGCAGCCGATGCAGGAGCTGCCGGGCGCGTACGGGGCTCAGGAACTGCCGGGCTCGCTGCCGGGCTCGCGTGGAGCCCAGCAGCCGCAGGGCTTCGCTCCGCAGTCGCAGCCCGCGCCCGGTGCCGGGCCGCTGCCGCCCGAGGGCGCGGCGGCTCCGTCGTACGGGAACGCCCAGGTTTCCTCGTACGGGGGCGCTCAGGCTGCGTACGAGGGTCATGACGGCGGCGTTCCGCAGGGACCGCCCGTCGCGCAGCCGCTGCCGCCCGTGGATGCGGGTGTGGGCGGAGGCGCCGGTGTGGGGTCGAGTTTGCCGCTGCCGCCTGCCGCTGTTGATGGTGCGACGCAGTACATACCGCACATACCGCCTGCTCCGGTCGCAGACGACGGGGCGACTCAGTACATCCCGCACATTCCGCCCGCCGCCTCCGTGCCCGCGCCCGCGGCCGTGCCCGATGAGGGCGCCACCCAGTACATCCCCCCGGTGGGCCCGGGGGCGCTGCCGCCCGAGGTGCAGGCCGACGCGACCCAGTTCCTGGGGCGGCCGCCCCAGGGCGGTGCCGGACCGTTGCCTCCTGCCGCGCACCCGGACGCGCAGGCCACGCAGTACATCCCGCCCGTTCCCGCGCAGCCGGGCGGGGCGCCCTACGGGGTACGTCCGGGCGGGCCGGAGGACAGGCAGCCTCCGGCGGAGTTCGACAACCTGTTCCGCAGTGAGCCGTCGGCGCCCGCGTCGACGCAGCAGCTGCCGCGGTTCGACCCTTCGGCTCCGCACGGCGCGCAGGCCCCGCAGGGGGCACACGCCTCGTACGGCGCGCAGGCTCCCGGCGCGTACGGCGCGCAAGCTCCGGGTGCGCCCGGAGCCCCGGGCGGACGCGCTGCCGCGCGGCGCGGGGGCGCGAATGACGGCGGTGGCGGGCGCGGAGGGCGCGGCGGCTCGCGTGTGCCGCTGATCGCCGCGGTCGGCATCGGCATCGCCGTGCTCGGTATCGGCGCCGGCGCCCTGCTCAGCAGCGGCGGAGGCGCCGACAGCGACGACAACAGCACGACCGTGTCGGCGACGGCCCCCGCCACGGAGGGCTCGGAGTCGGCGTCCGCCGCCGACCCCGCGAAGGCGCAGGCCGTCGAGCTGGACAAGCTCCTGGCGGATGCCAACGCCAGCCGCGACTCGGTGATCAACGCCGTGGCGGACGTGACGGCGTGCAAGAACCTGGGCCAGGCGGCCAGTGATCTGCGGGACGCGGCGAATCAGCGCGGCGAGCTGGTCACCCGGCTCGACGCCCTCTCGCTGGACAAGCTCCCGAACCACGCCGAGCTGATCACCGCGCTCACCAACGGCTGGAAGGCCTCCGAGTCGGCCGACAACCACTACGCGGCCTGGGCCGACCAGGCGGCCGGCAAGAAGGGCTGCAAGAACGGCCAGGCCCGCGGCACG harbors:
- a CDS encoding transporter, with translation MSANAGVSAASITPVVVRLKLSLLRNGLRQSAGRRAAYVASAILVLLFGALQLLGLIALRGNAHAVAVAALLVALLALGWAVMPLFFSSGDETLDPTRLVMLPLRPRPLVRALLAASLVGIGPLFTLCVLTGSVISVAHGTAAYVTAVVAAALGLLVCVALARAVAAANIRLLTSRRGRDLAVLSGLLIAIGAQVVNFGAQRLNSSGGLSELDTLGDVLSWVPPASAIGAVHSVSEGSYGIGAAQLALSAAALVGLLALWSHHLTRLMTSPDGSTLQAAEPAARERGSTGLGRLLPTGRTGTVMERSLRYVWRDPKTKAAWVTSLAIGLIVPVFNALQGTGSIYFACFAAGMLGIQMYNQFGQDTSAFWMVAMTISSTRDAYVELRGRALALLVITLPYTALVTVLTTAMLDDWSALPEVLGLSFALLGAMLATGAWSSARFPYSIPQEGYKNVAPGQAGLAWISIFGGMISAALLSAPVIVLTIWLNTSADGDEWMWLLLPLGAGYGTLITWCGLRLAAPRTAARLPEILTAVSKG
- a CDS encoding ABC transporter ATP-binding protein, which codes for MTEGAGGGVPAVRVRGLWKRFGEQVAVAGIDLELPAGQFIGLVGPNGAGKTTTLSMVTGLLRPDQGTVEVVGHDVWRDPVEVKARIGVLPEGLRLFERLSGRELLGYTGRLRGLPGAEVDKRATQLLDVLDLAGAQHKLVVDYSTGMRKKIGLACALLHNPEVLFLDEPFEGVDPVSAQIIRGVLERYTASGATVVFSSHVMELVESLCDWVAVMAAGRIRAHGPLADVTGSAPSLQQAFLELVGANGRAAGADLDWLGGGAR
- a CDS encoding bifunctional DNA primase/polymerase; the encoded protein is MDETIAGTETAQIPKQRGESLQDTAVRYAEERHWDVFPGTWLEAVDGVQRCSCGEAACPLPGAHPAREDWATQATGSATVARRLWAKQPTASILLPTGRTFDAIDVPETAGFLALARMERMELTLGPVTCTPDRRMHFFVLPGASAKVSDLVRKLGWPPASLDLVALGEGSYVAGPPTRYGSQGAVQWARRPTPANRWLPDAEELISPLAYACGREGRR
- a CDS encoding transcriptional regulator, with the protein product MAARPLVARQPNERLQALIQEAGCSNAGLARRVNMCGAEHGLDLRYDKTSVARWLRGQQPRGRAPAIIAEALGRKLGRTVTIDEIGMANGKNLASGVGLQFSPTVLGAIEQVCELWRSDVGRRDFLSGSSVAASALVEPSRDWLISSPDSQVARSAGPRVGVSDVAAVRAMTQALVDLDHQYGSGHVRPVVVHYLNSVVSGLLAGSYREAVGRELFAAVSRLTELAGYMAIDTGQPGLAQRYYIQALRLAQAAGDRAYGGYVLAASMSHLAAQLGNPREIAQLARAAQEGARGRVTPRAESMFYAAEARGHALLGDARAAQVASGRAVGALESADAASGDDPTWISHFDEAYLADELAHCHRDLGQAEAAARCAEESLAGLPESKARRRAIGYVLLATAQVQQREVEQACHTGLRAVELLGTLRSNRGADYLEDFQQRLEPYQDEPVVREFGARMELQAAA